A single window of Elusimicrobiaceae bacterium DNA harbors:
- a CDS encoding CatA-like O-acetyltransferase, whose amino-acid sequence MKELDIDSWHRKDIYTTFRRFQFPHFAVSADINVSELAAFSKRHKLSFYRLMLYIVCRAGNGIQAFRLRLRPGGVIEHEVVGIAPAFGTKPEGRYNFCTAPYHENPAEFIRVYNEKEDRSRGLDHLYLEDDHKDDSLYVSCLPWLRLTSLINPVAAAEDSIPRITWGKYSGSGSDVTMMVSLQMHHALADGYDAALFYAGLQKLADSPRDVFAALL is encoded by the coding sequence ATGAAAGAACTGGACATTGACTCCTGGCACAGAAAAGACATCTACACCACGTTCCGCAGGTTCCAGTTTCCGCACTTCGCCGTTTCGGCGGACATCAACGTGTCGGAACTGGCGGCGTTTTCAAAACGGCATAAGCTGTCGTTTTACCGGCTGATGCTCTACATCGTCTGCCGCGCGGGCAACGGGATACAGGCGTTTCGGCTGCGCCTGCGGCCGGGCGGAGTGATCGAGCATGAAGTGGTCGGCATCGCGCCGGCGTTCGGCACCAAACCGGAAGGCCGCTACAACTTCTGCACCGCGCCATATCACGAAAACCCGGCGGAATTCATCCGCGTATACAATGAAAAGGAAGACCGCTCGCGCGGGCTGGACCATTTGTATCTCGAAGACGACCATAAGGACGACTCGCTCTATGTTTCCTGCCTGCCGTGGCTGCGGCTGACCAGCCTTATAAACCCGGTTGCGGCCGCGGAAGACTCGATCCCGCGCATCACCTGGGGCAAGTACTCCGGTTCCGGCTCCGATGTCACGATGATGGTATCGCTTCAGATGCATCACGCGCTGGCGGACGGGTACGACGCGGCCCTGTTTTACGCCGGGCTGCAGAAGCTGGCCGATTCGCCGCGCGACGTTTTCGCCGCCCTGCTCTGA